In Mycobacterium sp. ITM-2016-00317, the genomic window ACGATGCGCCCGTCCTCGACGACGAGGATGACGTCGGCGGCGCGCACCGTGGACAGCCGGTGGGCGATCACGATCGACGTGCGCCCGGCGAGCGCCTCGGCCAGCGCAGCCTGCACCGCGGCCTCGGACTCGGAGTCCAGCGACGCGGTGGCCTCGTCGAGGATCACCACCTGCGGGGACGCCAGCAGCACCCGCGCGATCGTCAGGCGCTGCCGCTGCCCGCCCGAGAGCCGGTAGCCGCGCTCCCCCACCACCGTGTCCAGACCGTCGGGCATCGCCGCGACGACGTCGTCGAGCCTGGCCCGGCGCAGCGCCTCCCACAGCTCGTCGTCGGTGGCGGCCGGCACCGCCAGGGTCAGGTTGGCGCGGATGGACTCGTGGAACAGGTGACCGTCCTGGGTGACCATGCCGACGGTGCGCTTCAACGACGCGAACGTCACGTCCCGGATGTCGACGCCGTTGAGTCGGATCGCACCGTCTTGGACGTCGTACAGGCGGGCCACCAGCGACGCGATCGTGGACTTGCCCGCCCCGGACGATCCGACCAACGCCACGACCTGCCCGGCCCGCGCGGTGAACGAGATGCCGTGCAGCACCTCTTCCCCGCCTCGGTCGTCCAGTTCGGCGACCTCCTCCAGCGAGGCCAACGACACCTGGTCGGCGGCCGGATACGAGAACCGGACATCGTCGAATTCCACGGTGACCGGCCCCCGCGGCACCTCGACCGCCCCGGGACGTTCCCGGATCAGCGGCACCAGGTCCAGTACCTCGAAGACCCGCTCGAAGCTGACCAGCGCCGTGGCGATCTCCACCCGGGCGTTGGCCAGCGCGGTCAGCGGCGCGTACAGCCGGGTCAGCAGCAACGCCAGCGACACGATCTCGCCCGCCTGCAGGTGCCCGCCGAGCGCGAGCGCGCCGCCGAGTCCGTAGACCAGCGCCAACGCCAGCGCCGACATCAACGTCAGCGAGTTCATGAACGTCGACTGCAGCATCGCGGTGCGCACCCCGATGTCGCGCACCCGACCGGCCCGTACGGCGAACTCGCGTGACTCGGCGCCGCTGTCGCCGAACAGTTTCACCAACGTCGCGCCCGGCGCGGAGAAACGTTCGGTCATCTGGGTGTTCATCGTCGCGTTGTGGGCGGCGGCCTCGCGTGAGAGCCGGGCCATCGCGGAGCCGATGCGGCGCGCGGGGATCAGGAAAAGCGGCAGTACCACCAGCGCCGAGAGCGTGATCTGCCACGAGATGCTGAGCATCACCGCCAGCGTCAAGGTCAGCGTGACCAGGTTGGACACGATGCCGGACAAGGTGTCGGAGAACGCGCGCTGAGCGCCCATCACGTCGTTGCCGAGTCGGCTGACCAGCGCGCCGGTGCGGGTGCGGGTGAAGAACGCCACGGGCATGCGCTGCACATGGTCGAACACCGCGGTGCGCAGGTCCAGGATCAGGCCCTCACCGATGTTCGACGACAGCCACCGGGTGAGCAGCGCGACGCCCGTCTCGGCGACCGCGACGGCGGCGATGATCCCGGCCAGCGCAACCACCACGCCCACGCTGCCCGCGCCGGTGATCTCGTCCACCACGCGCCCGGCCAGCAACGGGGTCGCCACCGTCAACACCGCACCCACCACGCTGACCGCGACGAACACCGCTAACCGCCGGTGGTGGCGGGCGGCGAACCGCCAGATCCTGCCGAGCAACCGGCGGTCGGCCAGCGAATGCAGGT contains:
- a CDS encoding ABC transporter ATP-binding protein, producing the protein MSLETVARQSLYRQTHARGGDLHSLADRRLLGRIWRFAARHHRRLAVFVAVSVVGAVLTVATPLLAGRVVDEITGAGSVGVVVALAGIIAAVAVAETGVALLTRWLSSNIGEGLILDLRTAVFDHVQRMPVAFFTRTRTGALVSRLGNDVMGAQRAFSDTLSGIVSNLVTLTLTLAVMLSISWQITLSALVVLPLFLIPARRIGSAMARLSREAAAHNATMNTQMTERFSAPGATLVKLFGDSGAESREFAVRAGRVRDIGVRTAMLQSTFMNSLTLMSALALALVYGLGGALALGGHLQAGEIVSLALLLTRLYAPLTALANARVEIATALVSFERVFEVLDLVPLIRERPGAVEVPRGPVTVEFDDVRFSYPAADQVSLASLEEVAELDDRGGEEVLHGISFTARAGQVVALVGSSGAGKSTIASLVARLYDVQDGAIRLNGVDIRDVTFASLKRTVGMVTQDGHLFHESIRANLTLAVPAATDDELWEALRRARLDDVVAAMPDGLDTVVGERGYRLSGGQRQRLTIARVLLASPQVVILDEATASLDSESEAAVQAALAEALAGRTSIVIAHRLSTVRAADVILVVEDGRIVERGDHQQLLARGGRYAELYRTQFGISRGTCPPAGTHASSRCRNGGSAEELTACAQWEDVLSG